The genomic window aatatttattcgaagtaaattatataaataatatatcaaCTTAGAgagatataatataaaatatattaattttaatttataatataaaattatatcatctttaatttaaataacataaaattttattataatatttaatggctaatttttaagttaattatgcTGGCTTAGCatttattaaattgaaaattatattTTCATGTATTAATAATTTCGGATGAATAAGTTATGAATTGTGAAAGTTTTTTATTTGCACAAATTAAATCGTTGAGACTGTGAGTAGATacataacaaaattaaaatttttttgattaATATCAAACTAatagatataaaatataaattttaataagacaAATATCACATTAACAAAAAATAATCTAAAAGTTGACTATTAaatataattgacattttatgttaattaaattaaaaattagaaattttgCATTACAAATTAATgtttaaatatattttctatatAATCTATCCTAATCAAAAGATTAAGTATATTaacattttttttcaaaaaattaaaataccaaatatttatgaataattggtcgtttaattttaattttaagtcatttggtttttccATATTGCCTTAGGAACCGATAAGTTTTGTTTACTACATTCAATGTTATGCAGTTAACAATTACTATAAAATACGATAATTATCCACTATGCATTTTAATTCTCTTGTGCAAGGAATTGCATGTCAAATGCTACCATTTAGGCTCTATTTattctataaaaattatttttttatatttttttaatttttagaatatttaaaaaattaattaataaaaatattttttatattaaaaaaattaaattattttaaaaaaattgactttctctttttttaaaaattaaaattatttttttatactttgataattttattaaaatataaaaaatatttatacatacttTATATATGTTATTAATTAATGTATActttaatagtaaaataaataatgTGCTATATGTTTTTATTTGCAAATAATTTTACCAAATGTTTATATATAACAGTTACAATTAACTATCTGTGAATCATCAATCATGGATTATATCTAAAAGTTAATCCAAACAGTCTGATATATTTATAGTCtatttaaaattaagttttgaaggctaaaattattttttttaataaaaatattattttaaatattattaaaaaaattattttattattttaatatttttataattaaaattaattaaatttaatttttaataatttttaattaatatatttaaaaaaataattttttcaacaaCTATTTTATAGCAAACGGCCTTAGTCCTCTTAATACATCTTTATCAAAATCCGGCATTGCTCAAATCGTGAACATTTTCCAATATCATTACCCAGCTTAACGGAAATGGGGCTTGGGCCTGTAAATGGGCCTAAGCCCATTAACGAAAATATCTTAAACCAATACATTTATCAATTTCAATCCTGAGGTTCAACTTCCAAATTCTACACTTAAAGTCTTCCTCCCACCTCTTTCTCTCCCACACTCCACAGTCCACACTTTCTGcctttctttccttttaattccTTCCATTTCCTTTCCTTCCtcgattctctctctctctctctcatgtctttttcttctttccctcTCCCTCTTAATCCTCCCGTTTCCCTCCACCATCCCAAACTCCACGCTTTTTCTCCATTCCCATTCTCCAAGTCCTCCTTCTCACTTTCTTTCTCCAAATCTCATGTCTgcttttcttcctctttccccGCCCCTTCTTCTTCTTCCGACAGCGAAGACTCACTATGGCTCCGTGAGGAACAACGCTGGCTTCGCGAGGAGCAGCGATGGCTCCGGGAAGAGCAGCGGTGGCTTCGCGAGCGTGAGTCACTCCTTAGCGAGATTCAATCCTTAAAGCTTCAAATTCAAGCACTGGAGAAACGAATTTCACTTCAGGAAGGGGACTTAGTACCAGAGACAATGGCGAATGTTAGGGCCTTGTTGCAGGTTTTGACGGAGAAGAATCGGATTGCAGATACTGCGTCGAGCTCGAGC from Hevea brasiliensis isolate MT/VB/25A 57/8 unplaced genomic scaffold, ASM3005281v1 Scaf226, whole genome shotgun sequence includes these protein-coding regions:
- the LOC131176697 gene encoding protein disulfide isomerase pTAC5, chloroplastic-like; protein product: MSFSSFPLPLNPPVSLHHPKLHAFSPFPFSKSSFSLSFSKSHVCFSSSFPAPSSSSDSEDSLWLREEQRWLREEQRWLREEQRWLRERESLLSEIQSLKLQIQALEKRISLQEGDLVPETMANVRALLQVLTEKNRIADTASSSSAIVFKEKVEDVKEVISVEEKVEIKLNTLRKGSEGEEVREMQEALLKLGFYSGEEDMEYSSFSSGTERAVKTWQATLGAPEDGIMTAELLERLYMEQQIKVAGSNISIDEKGSTLTVSQKVHSNCISSFFFLF